The following coding sequences lie in one Cydia pomonella isolate Wapato2018A unplaced genomic scaffold, ilCydPomo1 PGA_scaffold_161, whole genome shotgun sequence genomic window:
- the LOC133533403 gene encoding serine/threonine-protein phosphatase 1 regulatory subunit 10-like, with amino-acid sequence MPRIDPIQLLNCLSVLLSPDGGIKSRDEVQRLANLMTKFSKKLVSKCIYIQILKCTETDLLGLFMGSGGWRLVHMWLTESIVAKNWPLVRELLELLLLCPVDIEHLKTNNCPKLVKELSKEGNQFAIRALASKLVEQWLKTVKGEPVIPVLSSEIPQIILDAQKEINTDLAIKSDVPDFDKADQDELEIKSEYVKQDVSTEKIETNGLDDNKEVSDKEKETLPVLKITLKDGKQILSQLDDADNKVIEKSSDKEKTKDKHKSKSKEKEKSHDSSKSSSSKHSSKSVSSSDKRRSSKSDSPSHHSSKDRSKDKSKHSSHSSKSKSDSGRRSSSEKSSSSSSKSKEDRSSKSSSEKSKSKEKTKDDKSEKKKESSEKTNEKSDEKPGPPSIHKLGKIPKLSDVKKEKPSISIEVRKPDEPKPKTVKTFHSKFRKHGLEEEVKPPPSRASLLNKKPPPPALPPTVSIPKRPSPVHNETPPEKKPKTIEPVEKPGAIKLIPPKPKPMLLLESDMFMDALNASATNKKEPKKRKRRTSGSKDGNAPTDGSPPHTPNSITSPTSESKSVPPRFYQDTLDTEEDKDKPGDKVTDSNDNKDSSDKEAEESMDTLEPHTLTVNGLKGVLCYHKKKGPKKSIKWKPEAELEEIQYFELDETERVNVTKTFTDMKYLERIHEREAFQKGRNLSSEDVMEEKTSWKPLIPIDAKGQVHVDHGKNSKEKDIQAIRQKGTLQPLYFHKSMIPDSPLEPDTETHTYSEPTTIPLEDVTGNQDTTSDFRNMPWPEPKGNAPPVSSSNINMPAMFPSNMTQFPNGFPPAPFPGAPGFQGPPGMGPGDWQNGVPPQMMPNGMPPGIPPGALAPGAMPPANMPPGLIMTPENMMMTPEMFVGGPNGMFPPGMVPDGFNMQPNMFPPDFNMSGPQGPPGADGFSGPGNFRGSMRGRGSSGHWRGKNSGNWDGPQRGRGGHSRGSKRPVCIYFQRKGSCRQGDNCSFLHPGVNCPY; translated from the exons ccacGTATTGACCCGATCCAATTATTAAATTGCCTCAGTGTACTCCTGTCTCCTGATGGTGGTATTAAAAGCAGAGATGAAGTTCAGAGGCTTGCCAA CCTTAtgacaaaattttcaaaaaaattggtATCTAAGTGcatatatattcaaatattaaaatgtacagAAACTGATTTATTGGGTTTATTTATGGGATCAGGAGGCTGGCGACTTGTTCACATGTGGCTAACAGAAAGCATAGTCGCCAAAAATTGGCCTTTAGTTCGAGAACTATTGGAGCTTTTGCTATTATGTCCTGTTGACAtagaacatttaaaaacaaataattgccCTAAACTCGTCAAAGAATTGTCCAAGGAGGGCAATCAATTTG CTATTCGAGCACTTGCTTCAAAACTAGTGGAGCAATGGCTTAAAACCGTAAAAGGTGAACCTGTTATTCCTGTGCTATCTTCAGAGATCCCCCAAATAATATTAGATGCACAGAAAGAAATCAATACGGACTTAGCTATAAAAAGCGACGTTCCCGACTTTGACAAAGCAGATCAAGATGAATTAGAAATAAAGTCTGAATACGTTAAGCAAGATGTATCTACTGAGAAGATAGAAACTAATGGACTTGATGATAATAAAGAAGTGTCAGATAAAGAAAAGGAAACTTTGCCTGTTTTGAAGATTACATTAAAAGATGGAAAGCAAATATTATCCCAATTAGATGACGCAGATAATAAAGTTATAGAAAAATCCTCGGATAAggagaaaactaaagataaaCATAAAAGCAAATCTAAAGAAAAAGAGAAATCGCATGATAGTTCAAAATCTAGTTCCTCAAAACATTCGAGTAAATCTGTATCTTCTAGTGACAAACGTAGAAGTAGTAAATCAGATAGTCCTAGTCACCATAGCAGTAAGGATAGGTCTAAAGATAAAAGTAAACATTCTTCTCATAGTTCTAAGTCCAAAAGCGATAGCGGGCGCAGATCCTCTAGTGAAAAATCCAGCTCTTCCAGTAGCAAATCTAAAGAAGATCGTAGCAGCAAGTCATCGTCTGAGAAAAGCAAGAGTAAGGAGAAAACTAAAGATGATAAAAGTGAAAAGAAGAAGGAAAGCTCcgaaaaaacgaatgaaaagtCTGATGAAAAACCAGGACCTCCATCTATTCATAAATTAGGCAAAATACCGAAATTGAGTGatgttaaaaaagaaaaaccttcAATATCGATAGAAGTTAGAAAACCAGATGAACCTAAGCCTAAGACTGTAAAAACGTTTCATTCTAAATTTAGAAAGCATGGCCTTGAAGAAGAAGTTAAACCTCCGCCTAGTCGAGCTTCACTTTTGAATAAAAAGCCTCCTCCCCCTGCGTTACCACCCACAGTATCGATACCTAAAAGACCATCTCCAGTACATAACGAAACCCCACCAGAGAAAAAGCCTAAAACTATCGAACCTGTTGAAAAGCCTGGCGCTATAAAATTGATACCACCTAAACCTAAAC CTATGCTGTTATTGGAGAGCGACATGTTTATGGATGCCCTTAATGCATCAGCAACGAACAAAAAGGAGCCAAAGAAGAGAAAACGACGTACCAGCGGTTCTAAGGATGGAAATGCGCCGACTGATGGCTCCCCACCACATACTCCAAATTCCATTACCAGTCCAACAAGCGAAAGCAAATCAGTGCCGCCTAGGTTTTATCAAGATACTTTGGATACGGAAGAGGATAAAGATAAACCAGGCGATAAGGTCACCGATAGCAATGACAACAAAGACTCGTCGGATAAAGAAGCTGAGGAATCCATGGACACCTTGGAGCCGCATACTTTGACGGTGAATGGTTTAAAGGGTGTTTTATGTTATCACAAGAAGAAAGGTCCCAAGAAAAGCATAAAGTGGAAACCAGAAGCCGAACTAGAAGAGATTCAATACTTTGAGCTGGATGAAACCGAAAGGGTTAATGTTACTAAGACCTTCACAGATATGAAATATCTGGAAAGGATACATGAAAGAGAGGCATTCCAAAAGGGAAGGAATCTTAGTAGTGAAGATGTTATGGAAGAGAAAACAAGCTGGAAACCACTAATTCCTATTGATGCGAAAGGACAAGTGCATGTTGACCACGGGAAAAATAGTAAAGAAAAAGACATACAAGCTATTCGGCAGAAAGGGACATTACAACCCCTTTATTTCCATAAATCGATGATACCTGATTCTCCATTAGAACCTGACACCGAAACGCATACATACTCGGAACCAACTACTATTCCGTTAGAAGATGTTACTGGTAATCAAGATACTACCAGCGACTTCAGAAACATGCCATGGCCTGAACCTAAAGGCAATGCTCCACCAGTATCGAGTAGCAATATTAATATGCCAGCAATGTTCCCGAGTAATATGACACAGTTCCCGAACGGCTTTCCACCTGCACCCTTTCCAGGTGCGCCTGGATTTCAAGGACCTCCTGGAATGGGGCCTGGCGATTGGCAAAATGGTGTGCCTCCTCAAATGATGCCAAATGGTATGCCCCCTGGAATACCACCGGGAGCGCTCGCGCCAGGGGCGATGCCTCCAGCAAATATGCCGCCAGGTTTAATCATGACTCCTGAAAACATGATGATGACTCCAGAAATGTTCGTAGGCGGCCCGAATGGCATGTTCCCTCCTGGAATGGTTCCAGATGGGTTCAATATGCAGCCAAATATGTTTCCTCCCGACTTCAACATGTCTGGTCCACAGGGACCTCCTGGCGCTGATGGATTTTCTGGTCCAGGAAATTtccgtggctctatgagaggcCGTGGTTCCAGCGGTCACTGGCGTGGCAAAAACTCGGGCAACTGGGACGGCCCTCAAAGAGGCAGGGGTGGACATTCTCGTGGAAGCAAAAGGCCTGTTTGTatatattttcaaagaaaagGATCATGTAGACAAGGCGACAACTGCTCGTTTTTACATCCTGGTGTTAATTGTCCATATTAA